In Macrobrachium nipponense isolate FS-2020 chromosome 36, ASM1510439v2, whole genome shotgun sequence, a genomic segment contains:
- the LOC135203791 gene encoding uncharacterized protein LOC135203791 — translation MGTFYRSASLYHPQRRAILHLKNQKRKVKEKNRQDDKPPFFDLTTLRSRTVQILLVSIGLSSFGITTPIIYLAHQAEEEGLEDSSVLLLQTYLGVGWVIGCCAFGFVVVQKNTECRVGRQYLCQASMFLCGVATLAFTAVEGYHGYVMFAWLYGIFCGGFHYSLKMYTYEKVRARNFARTWGFVQCSQAIPTAIGVPITGYINIGYGDKAGYYFSSTFVIFGSMTIFLIDIHRRNVAKQKNSHKNHETSESHTCGKPSCPEGRRRDSLAHLTLDNPKGHAPSLAVLQQRSFTFDPQEPRSKPELTCISEEGIADMDLPDHLFEELEYLGDCITSCDKVENYLMMSEYENNLKHNDISSVPYILDRRGKRRLLSLTRQSSSSAANCKDASSPRKPERAAASSSSVGGGGGGGGAGGGGGGGSGAAGGVVARVGAGGGVMCGATSTQEHQPPPIAGAQRPTTLLSGNFRSITVIEEASV, via the exons ATGGGGACATTCTACAG ATCGGCGTCTCTGTACCACCCGCAGCGCCGCGCCATCTTGCACCTGAAGAACCAGAAGCGCAAAGTGAAGGAGAAGAACCGCCAAGACGACAAGCCGCCCTTCTTCGACCTCACCACCCTCAGGAGCAGGACAGTACAAATCCTCCTGGTGTCCATAGGACTCTCCTCCTTCGGCATTACCACTCCTATTATTTATTTG GCACACCAAGCCGAAGAAGAGGGCCTCGAAGATTCGTCCGTCCTCCTCCTGCAGACGTACCTGGGCGTCGGCTGGGTCATCGGCTGCTGCGCCTTCGGCTTCGTCGTGGTGCAGAAGAACACAGAGTGCCGGGTAGGGCGCCAGTACCTCTGCCAGGCGTCCATGTTCCTCTGTGGCGTGGCTACCCTCGCCTTCACCGCTGTAGAAG GTTACCATGGTTACGTGATGTTCGCCTGGCTGTACGGAATCTTCTGTGGTGGGTTTCATTACTCCCTGAAGATGTACACGTACGAAAAAGTCCGTGCCCGGAACTTCGCCCGTACCTGGGGCTTCGTGCAGTGTTCCCAAGCGATTCCCACGGCCATTGGTGTGCCCATCACAG GGTACATCAACATTGGCTATGGAGACAAAGCCGGTTATTATTTTTCATCGACTTTCGTGATTTTTGGATCCATGACAATCTTTCTCATCGACATACATCGAAGAAACGTTGCTAAGCAGAAGAATAGTCATAa GAACCACGAGACTTCGGAGTCTCACACCTGCGGGAAGCCCTCTTGCCCGGAGGGACGCCGCCGCGACTCCCTGGCCCACCTCACTTTAGACAACCCTAAAGGACACGCTCCGTCCCTGGCCGTCTTGCAGCAGCGGTCCTTCACCTTCGACCCCCAGGAGCCCCGGAGCAAGCCGGAGCTCACCTGCATATCTGAGGAAGGCATCGCCGACATGGACCTCCCGGACCACCTCTTCGAGGAGCTCGAGTACCTGGGCGACTGCATCACCTCCTGCGACAAGGTCGAGAACTATCTCATGATGAGCGAGTACGAGAACAACCTCAAACATAACGACATCTCGTCAGTTCCTTACATCCTCGACAGACGGGGCAAGAGACGCCTGCTGTCACTGACGAGGCAGTCGTCTTCATCCGCTGCCAACTGCAAAGATGCCTCGTCGCCGAGGAAGCCCGAAAGGgcggctgcttcttcttcttccgtgggtggtggtggaggaggaggaggagcaggaggaggaggaggaggaggttcggGCGCGGCTGGTGGTGTAGTGGCGCGGGTGGGTGCGGGGGGTGGTGTAATGTGTGGCGCCACTTCGACTCAGGAGCATCAGCCGCCCCCAATCGCGGGCGCGCAGAGACCTACTACTCTGTTGTCGGGGAATTTCCGCAGTATTACAGTGATAGAGGAAGCGTCTGTCTGA